The Halomonas sp. 'Soap Lake #6' genomic sequence TAATGGCAGCTTATACCCTAGAGGCACGGCTTGCTCTGGCGATCACGATTGCTGAAGAGGCTGGGAGGATGATTTGCGAGGCCCGCCAGGAGCAGAGCTTCAGCCAGCGACTTAAATCTGGCGTTGAGCTAGTCACTGATGTGGATGTCGCCGTTGATACGTTTATCAGTCAGCGTCTAGATGAGCTCTTTCCCGGCGAGGCGAGGCTCAGTGAAGAGCTAAGCCCTGAGCGTGCACTCCACATGCCTGCTGAGCAGCTGTGGGTTATCGATCCCATTGATGGTACGGTTAATTTTGCCCAAGGCCTGCGCCATGTAGCAGTGTCTATCGGCTGGATGGAGCGGGGGGTAGGTAAAGTCGGTGTTGTACACGCGCCTTTTTTAGGTGAGACCTTTAGTGCTGCACAGGGAATGGGCGCCTTTTGTAATCGGCAGGCGATTAAGCCCAGCGGTGCTGAATCTCTGGAAAGTGCATTGGTCGGCACAGGCTTCCCTTACCAAAAAGAAGCTCGTAAAAAACTTTTGCCTCGCTTAGCGGCAGTGTTAACCCATTGCCAAGACATTCGCCGTAATGGTGCCGCTGCGCTGGATTTATGCGATGTGGCTTGCGGGAGGCTGGATGCTTACTACGAAACGGTTTCACCATGGGATTTCGTGGCGGGGTGGGTAATTGCCCGTGAAGCGGGAGCACAAGTAGGCCGCTTGGTAGATGTGCCCGAGGGCATTTCCGAAGACCTCTATCCTGAACAGTTGCTGGTGACCACGCCCAAGATTTATGAGGCGATGGCTTTCCTGTTGAAAGAAGCTGATCGTGTGTAACGCCAACCAATTGAAAAGAAAGCGCAAAAAGAGCTTTTCATTTGGCACATAAAGCGATAGTATACGCACCGTCTTGAGGCAAACGTGAGCAATCAGCGTAAGCTAATAAAGACATCGGAGTGTGGCGCAGCTTGGTAGCGCGTTGCAATGGGGTTGCAAAGGTCGCAGGTTCGAATCCTGTCACTCCGACCAAGAATTTATAATGAAAACCGCCGCTTACGGGTCATGCCGAGCGGCGGTTTTTGTTTGTGTCGAAAAAATTGGGGAGACTCTACGTTTTTTTGTGGTGTAAATGCGCGCCAGTTTTGGCACAGCGCTATAGCTAGATCCCTTCCCATAATTTCGGGGGAAGGGCTACTGTTATTCGTGCGGCCCGATCAGTGCTTGGTAGTTAGCTTTGGGAAGGTCTTGCAGGTTCATATAGCAGACATGTATGGCCATTTCTGTCAGTTTGAGCGTTGCCAACTCGTCAATTAGAGAAAGGGCCAGGTCGTAGCTGGTGAGGCTGGTGGCGATGCCCGGTGTCCAATGGTGAGCTTTGATGGCTCTTGCAATGAGTACGTCTCGATCAGAGATGAGAGAGAAGGCTGAGCCCTGGTAGGCCTCGCGCCAGTGATCGCAATAACAGGCGATAACGAATTCTCGGAAGGTGTTCGTCAGTACTTTATGAAGTACTGCCCGGTTCTCTACACCCGATTCTGGTAGGTTGCTGTGCTCTCGCTGTATCTGCTCAAGATGATCCCAACGTTTATGATAGGCAGCCTTGTCCAACGCTTTCTCCTTATCCCTAGTTTAGAAGTCATCAATATAGCGGTGTTGCCTGGTTTCGCTCAATTCCTCTTTGGCCTGAGGTGCGAGATACATTCATGAGCGATAGAGCAGGTGGTTCAGAGAGCTCATGCTCTCAAGCAGTGCAAATTGCGCTTGAAGGAGAGACTCTGGAGTGGTGTAAGGCATGTGACGATGAGGTATGCGTTAAAGATTATAATTTGGAACCAGCTTACCGTATTGCGATTAGAAAGTTTAAGCAGAGGCAGATTTCTGGTTTTGGCTCCCAGCGTGCACTAATATTCTACTCCGAATGTTGTTCTATGCTGGAGATGCCAGTTGCTCCAGTATAGGTAACTACAAGTATCCTATTTCTTACCGAGTACATGAAGTATTGCAGCTGCCATAATGCATGCGAGCGCGGGTAGGATGACGTCCAGAGCAGAGTCGAGTGTCCAGCCGCGCCAGACTCCTTCAAACATGCCTACAGGTAGGGTTTCGCCCCATTCCCAACCCCGCTGCACCCCGAGTTTGTACTCATGCTGGGCAATCTCTCGGCCGAGAAGTAACGCAATAGCAATAGAGCCTGACACTTTAGCGGATACAAAAGGTAGCAGCATAAACTGAATCATCAGTGCAACGAAGATATGCTCCAGGTGTGTGTAGTTCATCGGTGATTTCCTAAAAGCGCTCAGCGCTCCAACAATATTTGCACTGCCCATTTGCACGCGGAAGAGCAATCTAGGCTGTTGTTGCATAGAGCAGCCTGTATGCAACATGCCAATTTATGTGGCGGCGGTACGCGATGTTAGGTTAGGGCGCTGCGGTGTAACGAGTAAATAATAGAAAAAGCCCTGCCGATAGCAGGGCTTAAAGCATAGTGCTTATTAGTTGGCCTGGGCTTTATGGTCTGCCAGTGCGGCGGCAACGGCTTCTTCCCATTGGCCTTCGGTGATTCCCCAATGCTCCATTTGAGCCTGATCGGCTACTCCTTCGGAGGCGGCGTCAAGTTCTTCAGGGGTACTGCTTTCAAAGCAGTGCTTGGCAAAAGCTTTTGTTTGGCCGTCCTTTAGCTGATCAATCATTTGCATGCTGGCTCTCCTTTTCCTTGATAAGTACGCTACACCGCTCGCGATGTTGGTTAGTGTAGTGTGTTAATGGGAACTCTGCTTGCACGGCTCATGGCTCGCCCTGCGACTTCTATTTTATAATGTGGCATCAGCGATAATTTTTAACGCGATGCCCGCAAGCAGCAGCATGATTAAATTATCGAACCAATGATGGGGTAGGCGCTTCCCAAGTTGAGAGCCTAAGGGCATCGCCACCAGTATTGCCAGTAGTGCCGCAAGGCTATAGAGGATGCGCTCAAACGTTAAGATACCCGTACTTAGTAGGGCGGGAATTTGTACGCAGGTAATCGCTGCAAAGAAAACTGAAATAGAGCCGATAAATACTTGGCGTTCCAGGCGCATTGCGTTGAGAAAAGTCACTGATGCCGGCGCAGACATACCCGCGGCGCCTTGTAGAATTCCTGCTAATAGCCCGACCGGCAGAACGATACGCTCGGCCAGTGAAAATGGCAGTACCATTTTACGCTTTGCTAGTTTAATAGCTAAATACATCACAATAGCCCCCGCGACCCCTAGGGACAGAAGGGTTGGCGATAGCACGACCAACCCCCAGGTGCCGAGCACAATGCCTAGTCCTCCAGCAATGGAAAACGTAGCCAAAAATCTAAGCGGTAAAAGATGGCGGCGGTACTGCCATACCTGCAATGCATTGCTAAACAGGTTCGGCGCCACTAACACTGCAATGGCCAGCTTTACGTCATAGAGCATCGTCAACACAGGAATGACGATAACAGGCACCCCAGAGCCAATGGCGCCCTTAATAACCCCTGCGACTAGCAGCGTGAGTAGAGCAATAATCACGTGTGTGTTCCTGTGGTGGTAGGCTCAGCGAGGCGGCTGAGCCTACCGGTTTAATACGCGCCTGAAGACAGGCGGCTTAAGGTGTGCCTGTTGAGCTGGGGTTACTTAAGAACATAGCAAGGCGTGTAGGGCTGGCCATCTAGCTTCATACGACCTTGGGACACAAACGAGCTTAACAGCTCATCTAAACGCTGCATTAGTTCGGGCTCAGCGGTCAGCTCAAAGGGGCCGTGGGCCTCA encodes the following:
- a CDS encoding inositol monophosphatase family protein, coding for MAAYTLEARLALAITIAEEAGRMICEARQEQSFSQRLKSGVELVTDVDVAVDTFISQRLDELFPGEARLSEELSPERALHMPAEQLWVIDPIDGTVNFAQGLRHVAVSIGWMERGVGKVGVVHAPFLGETFSAAQGMGAFCNRQAIKPSGAESLESALVGTGFPYQKEARKKLLPRLAAVLTHCQDIRRNGAAALDLCDVACGRLDAYYETVSPWDFVAGWVIAREAGAQVGRLVDVPEGISEDLYPEQLLVTTPKIYEAMAFLLKEADRV
- a CDS encoding sulfite exporter TauE/SafE family protein, with translation MIIALLTLLVAGVIKGAIGSGVPVIVIPVLTMLYDVKLAIAVLVAPNLFSNALQVWQYRRHLLPLRFLATFSIAGGLGIVLGTWGLVVLSPTLLSLGVAGAIVMYLAIKLAKRKMVLPFSLAERIVLPVGLLAGILQGAAGMSAPASVTFLNAMRLERQVFIGSISVFFAAITCVQIPALLSTGILTFERILYSLAALLAILVAMPLGSQLGKRLPHHWFDNLIMLLLAGIALKIIADATL